One Eremothecium cymbalariae DBVPG#7215 chromosome 2, complete sequence DNA window includes the following coding sequences:
- the VPS16 gene encoding tethering complex subunit VPS16 (similar to Ashbya gossypii AGL252W), with product METNPSLGWEKLSDVYYRNRQLTSWDWNHKNDVSHSFSTTLCALYYDQKIECYNYLGELIWGCGIASLPSKLVTFQFDEEETFIMVLQDRIRRYTNWFPLVWEETILPPEVIDTIWDYKNGVVILQSSQDIYYYSNNRFELVCENAEQFTIPTKHHWNASGDMVVICDVESVFHFKITSRKLEKVLSDSRWQVIKISPKGFVCLFNIRLNKLAIYKDSAYFLLEQVLEETADAIEWCGNDTIAYSCQKNEEVKLIGPKGSYVSFWYPDRIIDLRMEVDGVKVMTSTSVNFISKVEIYTSKIFSIGSTESSAILLDSLELLSNHAPRAIENLKVINLEQAVLECTLAAREEFTPYWQKRLLSAASFGKDSLSSRVFNSKIFVQTCNLLRVLNWLSQLGLPITARQYDIITINGIVARLVRLRKFHKCIQICNFLNHQDMLPYIFKEWAVAKIKLSTELDDIQLYKAIKKQSSKQSLSYLNQVARTAFLEGRFELAKKLALDSTLPKLKLQLLLDMDENELALIEAVKTFNTDLILSLLMILRKKLTTAQFTKVLLLVLKDNELMQFYERDNSAFLYDFYRQTDNFQDLAQLIFSEGERKNALPSFLPQVQNLYGNVLDSAIIKEDKELISRQIALAEFQQELSTKVHHDFTNLTMDNTVTKLIELGQEKYLTKLLKLFKISDKKYYQIKCQTLSNMGRFEQLNAFAKEKKSPIGYKPFFECVYKKGHKREAAVYVSMITGIPSQEKIEMYLKCGSLYDAIQLASREKDQEALKYIQDQIPPNQPQLQALLRDVLNKL from the coding sequence ATGGAAACGAACCCTAGCTTGGGCTGGGAGAAGCTTTCAGACGTATATTATAGAAATAGGCAGTTGACCAGTTGGGATTGGAACCATAAGAATGATGTTTCCCATAgtttttcaacaacattATGCGCGCTGTACTATGACCAAAAAATTGAGTGTTATAACTACCTTGGTGAACTGATTTGGGGGTGTGGTATTGCTTCTTTACCTTCTAAATTGGTCACTTTCCAatttgatgaggaggagaCCTTTATAATGGTTTTGCAGGATAGGATACGGAGGTATACTAACTGGTTCCCTTTAGTATGGGAGGAAACAATCCTACCTCCGGAGGTTATCGATACAATTTGGGATTATAAAAATGGCGTAGTAATTTTACAGTCGAGCCAAGATATCTACTATTATTCTAATAATCGATTCGAGTTAGTTTGTGAGAATGCAGAGCAGTTTACTATACCTACTAAACATCATTGGAATGCTAGTGGAGATATGGTGGTGATATGTGATGTTGAATCTGTCTTCCATTTCAAAATAACGAGCAggaaacttgaaaaagttttatCTGATTCTCGTTGGCAAGttataaaaatatcaccCAAAGGGTTTGTATGTTTGTTTAACATCCGTTTGAACAAATTGGCAATCTACAAGGACTCTGCTTACTTTTTATTAGAGCAAGTTCTAGAGGAAACTGCTGATGCCATTGAATGGTGTGGTAATGATACAATAGCTTACAGTTGTCAAAAAAATGAGGAAGTGAAATTAATTGGACCTAAAGGGTCTTACGTTTCATTCTGGTATCCTGATCGCATTATCGATTTGCGAATGGAAGTCGATGGTGTGAAGGTAATGACGTCAACGTCAGTTAACTTTATTTCTAAAGTTGAGATATACacatcaaaaatattttcaattggTTCGACGGAATCGAGTGCGATTCTGCTGGATTCTTTAGAGTTGTTATCGAATCATGCTCCCAGAGctattgaaaatttaaAAGTTATTAACTTAGAACAAGCTGTTTTAGAGTGCACTTTAGCTGCTCGTGAAGAGTTTACACCATATTGGCAAAAAAGACTACTATCTGCTGCTTCCTTTGGAAAGGACTCTTTATCCAGTAGAGTGttcaattcaaaaatttttgttcaaaCCTGCAATCTACTACGAGTTTTAAATTGGTTGTCACAATTGGGTTTGCCAATAACTGCAAGAcaatatgatattattacaaTCAATGGTATCGTTGCCCGGCTTGTCAGACTAAGGAAGTTCCATAAGTGCATACAAATTTGTAATTTTCTTAACCATCAAGACATGCTTCCTTACATTTTTAAGGAGTGGGCAGTTGCGAAGATTAAATTGTCCACTGAACTTGACGATATACAGTTGTACAAAGCAATTAAAAAGCAATCTTCAAAGCAGTCTTTATCATATTTGAACCAAGTAGCACGTACTGCTTTTTTGGAAGGAAGATTTGAACTTGCAAAGAAATTAGCCCTGGATTCTACCTTaccaaaattaaaattacaATTACTGCTTGATATGGACGAAAACGAACTTGCTTTGATCGAAGCAGTCAAAACGTTTAACACTGATCtaatattatcattattgatgatattaagaAAAAAGTTGACGACCGCCCAATTCACAAAAGTTTTGCTGCTGGTTTTAAAAGATAACGAATTAATGCAATTTTATGAAAGAGACAACTCAGCCTTTCTATATGATTTTTATCGCCAGACTGACAATTTCCAAGATTTAGCGCAATTGATCTTCTCTGAAGGAGAACGTAAAAACGCTTTGCCCTCTTTCCTACCACAAGTCCAAAATCTATACGGTAACGTTCTTGATAGTGCTATAATAAAAGAGGATAAAGAACTGATCTCTCGCCAAATTGCGTTAGCCGAGTTCCAACAAGAGTTGTCCACAAAGGTACATCATGATTTCACTAATTTGACTATGGACAATACTGTGACTAAATTAATCGAACTAGGGcaagaaaaatatttgaccAAGTTATTAAAGTTATTCAAGATCAGTGACAAGAAGTATTATCAAATTAAATGTCAAACGTTATCAAATATGGGAagatttgaacaattgaacGCTTTTGCTAAGGAAAAGAAGTCCCCTATTGGCTACAAGCCCTTTTTTGAATGTGTCTACAAAAAAGGTCATAAGAGGGAAGCTGCTGTATACGTCTCAATGATCACCGGGATACCCAGCCAAGAGAAAATAGAAATGTATTTGAAGTGCGGCTCGTTGTACGATGCTATACAACTAGCATCGAGGGAAAAAGATCAGGAAGCATTGAAGTACATACAAGATCAAATTCCTCCAAATCAGCCACAGCTGCAGGCTTTATTAAGAGATGTACTGAATAAGCTTTGA
- the ELC1 gene encoding elongin C (similar to Ashbya gossypii AGL253C) — protein sequence MGLEDSVILISSDNIKFEVARDVIILSPTLERMLNSTFLEKEGQINLSNIEAEILSKAIEYLNYLFKYKDSEPDAEIPQFEVPPEISLELLLAADYLQI from the coding sequence ATGGGACTAGAGGATTCAGTAATACTAATTTCTAGtgataatatcaaatttgaagttgcaaGAGATGTCATTATTCTATCCCCCACCTTAGAAAGGATGTTAAATTCAACgtttttggaaaaagaaggTCAAAttaatttatcaaatataGAGGCAGAAATCTTGTCCAAGGCTATTGAATATCTTAACTACTTGTTTAAGTACAAGGATAGCGAGCCAGATGCAGAGATTCCACAGTTTGAGGTCCCACCAGAGATATCTTTGGAATTATTACTAGCTGCAGATTACTTACAAATATAA
- the RMD5 gene encoding ubiquitin-protein ligase RMD5 (similar to Ashbya gossypii AGL254W): protein MSQLLYNLDTEFNRFFTDGHLNNHLLKKCLDETHDFKLQLKKLKAHLNKQLQERESGKVEDEATFSKKRRLILEKLRKSHYNWDASVKRSCKTAISQQSRFEKQAVNKLFDFELDKVYTNRLPPHAKEYVTAAIGKHLSRYNISNIPVRERDEMVKYMRNVYGVEEDVTESYVEMNQIIQDMKNGDLTSCMEWCIPGSNLQFELYLLKAKQLLLNGDKLLTYNYVMKNIPGLMMHTSNYGIRHDIGTLLANIAVWSADKFEFLEKEINTQLNKCMKLFTKDYCTKNNLLYDSSLFLILLSGIISFQFFIKYQTIRAASHVDWSTEDELPFHVKLPDFLCDFHPIFICPVLKEETTRENPPFSLPCHHIISKKSLDKLSTNGTCNFKCPYCPIMASKYKTKKVSFAKL, encoded by the coding sequence ATGTCGCAACTACTATATAACTTAGATACAGAATTTAATCGATTTTTCACGGATGGACACCTTAATAAtcatttattgaagaaatgtTTAGATGAAACGCATGACTTCAAGCTacagttgaagaagttgaaggctCATTTAAATAAGCAGCTACAGGAGCGGGAATCTGGGAAGGTTGAGGATGAGGCTACTTTCAGTAAGAAGCGACGTTTGATTCTGGAGAAGCTCCGTAAGTCTCATTACAATTGGGATGCGTCGGTTAAAAGGTCATGCAAGACAGCTATTTCACAACAAAGTAGGTTTGAGAAGCAGGCAGTGAATAAGCTATTCGATTTTGAGTTGGACAAAGTTTATACAAATAGGCTTCCACCACATGCTAAAGAGTACGTGACTGCTGCTATTGGTAAGCACCTCTCACGGTACAATATTAGCAACATTCCTGTTAGGGAACGTGACGAAATGGTGAAGTATATGAGAAATGTGTATGGGGTGGAGGAAGATGTGACGGAGAGTTATGTGGAGATGAATCAGATAATCCAGGACATGAAGAATGGTGATCTAACGAGTTGTATGGAGTGGTGCATACCCGGTTCTAATTTACAGTTCGAATTGTATCTGTTAAAGGCCAAACAATTGTTACTAAACGGCGATAAGTTATTAACGTACAATTATGTTATGAAAAACATTCCAGGACTTATGATGCATACGAGTAATTATGGGATAAGGCACGATATAGGCACGTTGTTAGCGAACATTGCAGTATGGAGTGCTgataaatttgaatttttagaaaagGAAATTAATACGCAGCTCAACAAATGTATGAAGTTGTTCACAAAGGATTATTGTACGAAAAATAACTTATTATATGATTCgtcattatttttaatattgtTAAGTGGTATCATCTCCTTCcagttttttattaaatacCAGACCATTCGTGCTGCAAGCCATGTTGATTGGTCAACCGAAGATGAATTACCGTTCCACGTTAAGCTACCTGATTTCTTATGTGATTTTCATccaatttttatttgtcCTGTACTAAAGGAAGAGACTACAAGGGAAAACCCTCCCTTTTCTTTGCCTTGTCACCACATAATCTCGAAGAAGAGCTTAGACAAGCTAAGTACTAACGGCACTTGCAATTTTAAGTGCCCTTATTGCCCTATAATGGCCTCTAAATATAAGACAAAAAAGGTTAGCTTTGCAAAGTTGTAA
- the SGF11 gene encoding SAGA histone acetyltransferase complex subunit SGF11 (similar to Ashbya gossypii AGL255W), with translation MTVASEKMSSLTIVSVSETIYNNLITSMVQDIVSRITSQKQLLDSRYPDMSPLFYDPQGKLDIHGQPKIQESSIYFRCNNCDRDISANRYAAHLERCMSRGNRKT, from the coding sequence ATGACTGTAGCATCTGAAAAAATGTCTTCTCTAACAATTGTTTCGGTCTCTGAAACTATTTATAACAATCTGATCACTTCTATGGTGCAAGACATCGTTTCTAGAATCACAAGCCAAAAACAATTATTGGATTCAAGATACCCAGATATGTCTCCCCTGTTTTACGACCCTCAAGGCAAACTCGATATCCATGGCCAACCCAAAATACAAGAATCCTCTATTTACTTTAGATGTAATAACTGTGATAGAGACATTTCAGCAAACAGATATGCGGCACATCTAGAACGCTGCATGAGCAGAGGTAACAGAAAAACatga